A DNA window from Guyparkeria halophila contains the following coding sequences:
- a CDS encoding glycosyltransferase produces the protein MSRLSNKLTPRRLKLAFYLTLIAILLLVGYRIYLSIFETTYHAVHAEQIERIQDQTDGPTDDELHFAVVGNINNSVGLFERKMVPRLNRAELDFVVSAGNAVSGGGEDKYRALYRTLSHLEMPYLLTVGEKESGAFGSFNYYEHFGPYFFGFRAGGSQFLFLDSTDPDTYPFQLHWLKEQLRDPSAAHRFVFIGHPMFRTTQKSPLDFDDQYLTDEAFRDRLHALFRTHGVDAVFSSNLHLFDEQSRDGVRYVVTGGAGGLVLNDDTSFYHYVDVNTAGENVSITVERLDIGQHQVFKTLESLWFFIHSLFYVGHLNFLLVLGLLILLAIKLYSSIFVERDYYRNYDLDTSPWAGRSLSVAMVTNNYLPFIGGVPISIDRLRRGLEQLSHRVRIIAPSYADPDDGKTDVVRIPTLLTMGRNGEFRLANPLSPRIRRGLKAFSPDLIHIHHPFWLGWAAQWHARRLKVPTVFTYHTRLEHYSHFVPLPGPLFRNLIAHTAIRRFANRCNGVIVPTESAEEYLRVIGVTAPIYVHPTGIDFDRFQADEPEAVEALRRRHGIGSDERVLVSVSRLSREKNIDFLISAMDELRRRSDQPFRCLIIGDGDEHERLQGRIDALDLAEVVTLVGAISPDEVARYYQLGDAFVFASKSETQGMVILEAMAAGLPVVAVRSSGIDDVVNHESNGFKTAEDIDRWTNATRQLIEDDALRRSMAAQAVTTARRHAIDHFARDVAETYAQVLAQFRTDRQESSR, from the coding sequence ATGAGCCGGTTGTCGAACAAGCTGACACCGCGCCGACTGAAACTGGCCTTCTACCTGACGCTGATCGCCATCCTGCTGCTGGTCGGCTACCGCATCTACTTGTCGATCTTCGAGACCACGTATCACGCGGTCCACGCCGAGCAGATCGAGCGCATTCAGGATCAGACGGATGGTCCGACTGATGACGAGCTGCATTTCGCCGTCGTCGGCAATATCAACAACTCGGTCGGCCTGTTCGAACGAAAGATGGTCCCGCGGCTCAATCGCGCGGAGCTCGATTTCGTGGTCTCGGCAGGCAACGCGGTCAGTGGTGGCGGCGAGGACAAGTATCGCGCCCTGTACCGCACGCTATCGCACCTGGAAATGCCCTATCTGTTGACGGTGGGCGAGAAGGAAAGCGGCGCCTTCGGTTCGTTCAACTACTACGAACATTTCGGCCCGTACTTTTTCGGCTTTCGCGCCGGCGGCAGCCAGTTCCTGTTCCTCGACAGCACCGACCCGGACACCTACCCCTTCCAGCTTCACTGGCTCAAGGAGCAGTTGCGTGACCCGTCAGCCGCGCATCGCTTCGTGTTCATCGGCCACCCGATGTTCCGCACCACCCAGAAAAGCCCGCTCGATTTCGACGACCAGTACCTCACCGACGAGGCGTTCCGCGATCGACTCCACGCCCTGTTCCGCACGCATGGCGTCGACGCAGTGTTTTCCAGCAACCTGCACCTGTTCGACGAGCAGAGCCGCGACGGGGTCCGCTACGTGGTGACCGGCGGCGCCGGCGGGCTGGTGCTCAATGACGACACCAGCTTCTACCACTACGTCGACGTAAACACGGCTGGCGAAAACGTGTCGATCACGGTCGAGCGGCTCGACATCGGCCAGCACCAGGTCTTCAAGACCTTGGAGAGCCTGTGGTTCTTCATCCACTCGCTGTTCTACGTCGGCCACCTGAACTTCCTGCTGGTACTTGGCCTGTTGATCCTGCTGGCGATCAAGCTTTACAGCTCGATCTTCGTCGAGCGCGACTACTACCGGAACTACGACCTGGACACCTCGCCGTGGGCGGGCCGGTCGCTGTCCGTCGCCATGGTGACCAACAACTACCTGCCGTTCATCGGCGGCGTGCCCATCTCCATCGACCGGCTACGCCGCGGGCTGGAGCAGTTAAGCCACCGGGTGCGGATCATCGCCCCCAGCTACGCCGACCCGGATGACGGCAAGACCGACGTGGTCCGTATCCCGACGCTGCTGACGATGGGGCGCAACGGCGAATTCCGGCTGGCCAACCCGCTCTCGCCCCGGATTCGACGGGGACTGAAGGCCTTCTCGCCGGACCTGATCCACATCCACCACCCGTTTTGGCTCGGCTGGGCGGCTCAATGGCACGCCCGGCGACTCAAGGTGCCGACGGTGTTCACCTACCACACGCGCCTGGAGCATTACTCGCACTTCGTGCCGCTACCGGGCCCGCTGTTCCGCAACCTGATCGCGCACACGGCCATCCGGCGGTTCGCCAATCGCTGCAACGGGGTGATCGTGCCGACCGAATCGGCGGAGGAATACCTGCGGGTGATCGGGGTCACCGCACCGATCTACGTGCACCCCACCGGCATCGACTTCGATCGTTTCCAGGCCGACGAACCCGAGGCCGTGGAAGCCCTACGCCGCCGACACGGCATTGGATCGGACGAGCGCGTGTTGGTGAGCGTCTCGCGGCTTTCCCGGGAAAAGAACATCGACTTTTTGATCTCGGCGATGGACGAGCTGCGTCGTCGCAGCGACCAGCCATTTCGCTGCCTGATCATCGGTGATGGCGACGAGCACGAGCGACTGCAGGGGCGTATCGACGCGCTGGACCTGGCCGAGGTGGTCACCCTGGTCGGGGCGATTTCACCCGACGAGGTGGCGCGCTACTACCAGCTGGGGGATGCCTTCGTGTTCGCCTCGAAATCGGAGACCCAGGGGATGGTCATCCTCGAGGCCATGGCCGCCGGGTTGCCGGTGGTCGCGGTGCGCTCCAGCGGCATTGATGACGTGGTCAACCACGAGAGCAACGGCTTCAAGACCGCCGAGGACATCGACCGCTGGACCAACGCCACCCGCCAGCTGATCGAGGACGATGCGCTACGCCGATCCATGGCCGCACAGGCCGTCACGACCGCCCGGCGTCACGCCATCGATCATTTCGCCCGCGATGTGGCCGAGACCTACGCCCAGGTCCTGGCCCAGTTCCGGACGGATCGGCAGGAGTCGAGCCGGTAA
- a CDS encoding lysylphosphatidylglycerol synthase transmembrane domain-containing protein — MTDPHRQPERFEIQDEPTFRGRRLAWFALLFIGLSAAGIWAVYSQVAGHEIHWDARLLGWQLLLASLALLLVYFVADGLRLWFTLRALGHSIPLSAMARLVFLNIFVSNITPLATGGGVAQVWFMRRRGVPVGTGLTATTIRTALAVLFIFGATPILLVTLPGAQGAAQSDSLVITLSVSVVLYLGFFTILVMRSNWLLRPMLGVLKALRALHLISPRRHHRWRHRLVRELQQFAHGFVRYFQGRRLDIAASFVFTAIFLLALFSFPALLFWALGYGFDYWLVIGRMVMTTFVMYFSPTPGASGVAEGVFGYFFRDVVTASHLVLVTVAWRALTIYLGMLIGLFVTQREIAATRRGAS; from the coding sequence ATGACCGATCCCCACCGCCAGCCCGAACGCTTCGAGATCCAGGACGAGCCGACCTTTCGTGGCCGCCGGCTGGCGTGGTTTGCCTTGCTGTTCATCGGGCTGAGCGCGGCGGGGATCTGGGCGGTCTATTCGCAGGTCGCCGGTCACGAGATCCACTGGGACGCCCGTCTGCTCGGCTGGCAGCTGTTACTGGCGAGCCTGGCGCTGCTGCTGGTCTACTTTGTCGCCGACGGCCTGCGCCTGTGGTTCACCCTGCGTGCACTGGGTCACTCGATCCCGCTGTCGGCGATGGCCCGGCTGGTGTTTCTCAATATCTTCGTCTCCAACATCACGCCGCTGGCCACCGGCGGCGGGGTGGCCCAGGTCTGGTTCATGCGCCGCCGCGGCGTGCCGGTAGGCACCGGACTGACGGCCACCACGATTCGCACGGCGCTCGCGGTGTTGTTCATCTTCGGTGCCACGCCCATCCTGCTGGTGACGCTTCCGGGCGCCCAGGGCGCGGCGCAGAGCGACTCGCTGGTGATTACCCTGAGCGTGTCGGTCGTGCTTTACCTGGGATTCTTCACGATCCTGGTGATGCGCAGCAACTGGCTATTGCGCCCGATGCTGGGGGTACTCAAGGCGCTGCGAGCGCTGCACCTGATCAGCCCGCGACGACATCATCGCTGGCGCCACCGGCTGGTGCGCGAGTTGCAGCAATTCGCCCACGGTTTCGTCCGCTATTTCCAGGGACGCCGGCTCGATATCGCCGCCTCGTTCGTCTTCACGGCGATCTTCCTCCTGGCCCTGTTCTCCTTCCCCGCCCTGCTCTTCTGGGCCCTGGGTTACGGCTTCGACTACTGGCTGGTGATCGGCCGCATGGTGATGACGACCTTCGTGATGTACTTCTCCCCCACGCCGGGCGCCTCGGGCGTTGCCGAGGGCGTATTCGGCTACTTCTTCCGTGACGTGGTCACCGCCTCGCACCTGGTGTTGGTGACCGTGGCCTGGCGGGCGCTGACCATCTACCTGGGCATGCTGATCGGACTGTTCGTCACCCAGCGGGAAATTGCCGCCACGCGGCGGGGCGCTTCATGA
- the sohB gene encoding protease SohB has translation MWPEYFLFLLKTLTLAVAVIFVVAAVVSVVAQARNTQAGDSRLKPLKIRRLNDEIESRRKQLREALHKTDAGWKAKWADLRRRLPGSKKKESEAPTATEEKPAEVTEEKGEAEASSRTFVLRFHGDIRASAVEALREEVSAVLQVAEPGRDRVFLVLDSPGGVVPGYGLAAAQLARLRSAEIELIAVVDRVAASGGYMMAAVANRIVAAPFAIVGSIGVVAQLPNIHRLLKRNDIDVELHTAGQYKRTLTLLGENTEAGREKFREELEQTHVLFKDFLNRYRPQLDLDKLATGEHWYGEDALELALIDEIGTSDDLVLEAVNQGDAFEITQPMKKRGLLSRLSASAQAVLSEWRQPL, from the coding sequence CTGGCGGTCGCCGTGATCTTCGTCGTGGCCGCGGTGGTGTCGGTCGTGGCGCAGGCGCGCAACACGCAGGCCGGCGACAGTCGGCTCAAGCCCTTGAAGATCCGCCGTCTCAACGACGAGATCGAGTCCCGCCGCAAGCAGCTGCGCGAGGCACTGCACAAAACCGACGCCGGCTGGAAGGCCAAGTGGGCCGATCTGCGCCGGCGCTTGCCCGGCAGCAAGAAGAAGGAGAGCGAGGCACCCACGGCGACCGAGGAAAAACCGGCAGAGGTGACAGAGGAGAAGGGCGAGGCGGAGGCATCGTCACGCACCTTCGTGCTGCGCTTTCATGGTGACATCCGTGCCTCGGCGGTCGAGGCCTTGCGCGAGGAGGTTAGCGCCGTGCTGCAGGTGGCGGAGCCGGGTCGTGACCGGGTGTTTCTGGTGCTCGATAGCCCCGGTGGTGTGGTGCCGGGCTACGGGCTCGCGGCCGCTCAGCTGGCGCGCCTGCGCAGCGCGGAGATCGAATTGATCGCGGTGGTCGACCGGGTCGCGGCCAGCGGGGGCTACATGATGGCCGCCGTGGCCAATCGCATCGTCGCCGCGCCGTTCGCCATCGTCGGCTCGATCGGCGTGGTCGCCCAACTGCCCAATATCCATCGGCTGCTCAAGCGCAACGACATCGACGTCGAGTTGCACACCGCCGGGCAGTACAAGCGCACCCTGACGTTGCTGGGCGAGAACACCGAGGCCGGGCGGGAGAAATTCCGCGAGGAGCTCGAGCAGACCCACGTGCTGTTCAAGGATTTTCTCAATCGTTATCGGCCGCAGCTGGACCTGGATAAACTCGCCACCGGTGAACACTGGTACGGCGAGGATGCGCTCGAGCTGGCCCTGATCGACGAGATCGGCACCAGCGACGACCTCGTCCTCGAGGCGGTGAACCAGGGCGATGCCTTCGAGATCACCCAGCCGATGAAAAAGCGCGGCCTGCTCAGTCGCCTGAGCGCCTCGGCCCAGGCGGTGTTGAGCGAGTGGCGCCAGCCGCTTTGA